A segment of the Ipomoea triloba cultivar NCNSP0323 chromosome 1, ASM357664v1 genome:
TATGatgaatctaatctaatctaatctcaTCTATGCTCGTCGTCTTATATTATGTATTCATCATCTCATCTGAACGAAACAACTGCATATATTATTTACAGGGAATTGAAGTCTCTCAAGCTAAGCTGTGGCTCAGCTCGCAATATCCCAACTGCCTATGCATGCATgccctcaaattttttttttttcacaacccATAAGCAataaataaactatatattGTTTCTCTATATAGATCCTAACTTGTATATGAATTTTGTAATTCTTATTGTGGAGGGACACATTTAATACACCTAATGCTACAATTCATAGTAAACATTGAATTGACTTATTGTCCtcataaaataatatcaaagtaGCCCACCATTATATATAACTATGATTCTATTCCACAAGTGATTCTACAAGTGACAATTTTTCTTGGGTCAGCTTCCATGTCTCCAAGTGGACGGACAAAAATAGACCCCAAACACCTTGTAGGTTACACCAAAAAGTTGCTAcgctactatatatatatatatatatatgaaatgatTATTTGAGTGAAAAAAATGTTCTAATATTAAAAGTAATGACTAATATGATTATTTCATTTGAGTAAATCAAGTTGTTAAAAAAATAAGGGGAAATGATGACtcattttataaatatcaaaatttaaacttttataatgttataaaatagacttatttttttattgagtACAACTaactccactaaggctcgaacccactctcatcatccatgtgaaagtgttaattgaaacaccaggtgccacttgaccacaaggtctttggctaaaaTAGACTTGTTTTATTTACAAGGGATCTTGTTTTCATTTACTGGGCAATTTGGGCTATGAAATTTTGGATTGGTTTATGAAATTGTTGTCTGCGAATATGATGTGGTTTGGAGTTTATGGAGAGGTTTAATTTGACTTTGTGAATATGGGCCGGAGATAGAAATGGACCGTATGGTACTTGTTTGAGTTAGCCTTTCGAACCTTAACACTTGTAAGTTGTAATctttcaattttaaatagttttcCTTACTATTTGAACTTCTTCTACTCGAAAGGTAGGCTCTTCCACTATTAGGCCTTTAAAATCTTTCGATATTGAAGTCTTTTACTCTTCGACTCTTCAAAGCTTTGTCTTTGGCTATCCGAAATGTAACCATCCGGTTAAAAATTCGGACCATTCGAATTGAGCGATAAAGTTCCTAAATTTAagagataaaataaaatggggactaaaattcttaatttttgaTATCATCAAACTCTAAATTACACTTGTTCCTAACAaagacctaattgacttttgagataaaatttgatggtctatttaactatttttcCAATTCTTTAGTTCAGGTCATTACTTGTGACAAGGTGaaaccaaataataaaagtatattattttatacaaaaatcatatattttcaaataatgtacttgatatatataaataatatatacttttagtatataaaaaaatataatttttatttatgattcacatGAATATGCTGACCATGGTCCATTGGATAATGAttgtatatttacatataagCTAGTTAGATAGGATTATATGATGGATCTCAAAACTACTTGATATATTGCTCCATGATCCAGAGTTGACGATAGATGACATTCATGCAGAGATTGCAAGTTTGCAactatgatatatatatatatatatttattgtagtATTGGTGggattattataattacaaataatctAGGATGATGAGTCTAAAATTAAACTTGATATTGCTCCAGCTGAACGTCCTTGGACTTGAGAGGAACATACTCTCCCAAATAAACCTCAAGATGATTGGACAACGCTGACTTGTCAATGTTCTCATGGTGGTATGACTTACAAACAAAGTATATGACAGTTTGCGTAACCAACCCAAACACAACCAACTTGAACAGTACAAGGAGGCACAACAACCCAAACCCGACCCGGCCCAACATCCCCAAGTGGAAGTGCGGCCCGTCCACAACAAACTTCTTAAAGATTACGTTTACGAGGAAGAGAGCCAAGTGAAGCTTGAGGAAGAACACCACGCCTAAAACCATCTTTCCTTTGAGCAGGTGTTTGCTCTTGGACATGGCCTTAAACCCGTAGGAATCTTCGAGAACGCTGACTGTATTAGCGAGCTGCCAGATGATGGACATGTAGAGTAATCCGACGGTGTACACGGCCACGCCGACCCACAAGGGGATATCTGCGAGGAAGCGGAAGCTGAGGGCGAGGAAAAACCATATCACCAAGGATGCGGTGGCAACGATGTTGTAAACAAAGAAAACGAGGAAAGTGGAGAGGAAAGTGAGCATCAACCGCTTCCAGACCTTGGGGACGACGCTCATGACCTTGCGAAAGGAGAGATCGCGTGCGGTGTAGACGCAGGCGACTGTGTAGACGACGGCGGAGGTGGAGAGGAGGGAGAATACGATGAGGCAGGTGAGGTAAACGAATTTGAAGAGCAGGAGGGCGGCGAAGTCGGAGGTTAGGTGATCAGAGAGGCGCTGATAGCGAGGGGAGCCTGGCTGGGAATTCTCGAGCTGGGACTCGGTGTGAGTTAGGTTTGAGAAGATGAGTTGGGAGACTTCCTTTTGAGCTAAGAAAATGATGGCCAGAGGGAGAACGAGAGATAAGGTGATCTGGCTGAAAATCTTCCTACATCTGTAGATAACCTTGTAGGATTCGATATAGATGTCGAAAAGGCCTAGGAATTGCATCTCTTCTTGCTCTCTATCCATGGCGTCGAGGAGAATGGAGGCCGGCTGCCATGCCCCCCACGGCAGGTAGGTCTTATATAATTGTTTAAACCTGATAAGACGACGACTAAGACTAAGACAGGGTGGACTTTGTATTACGCAAAAAGACAAATATGCCCTTATTAACTTCCTCGTAAACTACCACACCCCCCGGCCTGCATATATATGCCAGTCttcaatttgtattttttttctataaaaaaaaagtcacacttgtgtgagatcgtctcacggatctttattcgttagaggggtcgggtcgggtcaaagcatcatgcaaatttcatatttatatgtgcaaatctcatacttatatgctcaaatataacactaatcaaaaatacaatttttgttacttataagagaaaaaataatacattttttataataagtaatgttgacaagtgcctctcacttataagggcaaatataatacttttgaggaaaaatgtaatacttttaaatcgaaatgtaaaagtattgtattttcccttaaaagtattacatttaccctaataagtaacaaaaattttattcctgattagtattacatttgagcatataagtatggcatttgtgcatataagtgttacatttgcatcttgacccgatccgactcgacccgtctcatggtgagacggtctcacacaagtttttgcctaaaaaaaattatatcaaagtataaatataaGAGAGTATCAGTTAATAGGATAACCACATTCAAGTCGGTTATGTTAACCGTGATATTTTATTATAACTCTCAGTACAAATGACTTACTAGCCTTCTCATTTTCAGTCTAAATTGTAATTTACATTTTTGTAATCTTTTATCGATTAGGATCATAATGTGAAATTTATCTCATGCACTTTCTTGTCACTCCAAATATTATACCAAAgtatttatcaattaatagGACAATGCAACCTCATTCAAATTGGTTATGCTATTATCTTGATAATCACGGTGTTCCAAGTCTAACTCTCAGTACGAATTGAATGATGACCTAAGGTTACAACGCGGAGTTTATCACATGCACTTTATTGTGACCCCAAATATTATACCAAAGTATAAACATATCAATTAATAGGACAACTTCATTCAAGTTGGTTATGCTATTTCAGTAACCACAAATTCATAATGTTTCAAATTCGATTCTAATTCGAACTGAACGACCTGTTAGCCTTCTTGTTTTGAGGCTAAATTGATTTACATCAATTTGCTTACTAGGTTCAGAATGCAGAATTCAtcttgtttactttcttgtcACCCCAAATATTATACCAAAGTATATACATATGAATTAATTGAGGCCACCCCAATGAAGACAACCACAGTcaatttaattagattattagATTAATAACATTGAGATTTCAAGTTTAACTCCAataaaaataactcattaatatgttaatttagTCGCTAGATTCACAAATTGAAATTTATCTACTGCGGGCATTCCCTAACCATCCCAAATATATCATTAAaccatatatttattatttattttattttgaataagaTTGGCCTTGGTAGGCGTTATGGGCAAAGGAGTGTACGTACgtgtattagtgtatatatGCCTGCAGGATCTTATTTATCGGACAAATTACCTCTGAaattattgtattataatatttgagtcatttctatttttgaTCCAAATGTTATTgggacattgccaattttagtccacttcattaatttttgccacaattcagccaatcttatttagtacttgccacttttagtccactgttaaaattttcatcaaatgaCCGTctaaaacaggggtatttttagtcttttcatgctttggtaaTCTCCTTGACCTTTTGCAGTGGGTTTCCTTAAACATTTTCATCTAATGAAGAGGttcggcgaaagccatgtgagccacattacaaagccatgactTTCGCcgaacctcttcattggatgaaaatgagtaaggaaaatcattacaaaggataaaggagatgatcaaagcatgaaaatgtcaaaatacccctgttttggacgattatttgacaaaaattttaacggtggactaaaagtggcaatgactaaataagactggccgcaatgtggcaaaaattaatgaagtggactaaaattagtaatgtcccaataatagtaggaccaaaaatggaaataactcataatattttgtttaatttaattattatatatttattttgttcaatttagtctcTGTATTTTATAAAGTAGTGCATTTACAATGAAATTCATGTACTATAGTATTATGTTTAAGTTAGTcttgtatatttattttgtttaatttagtctCTGTATTGTATAAAATACTACAATTAAGAACAATAGTTAACAGTGTTAGTATTACAGTTAACTTAGCTTACATAGTGCTGGTATCATCATTGTCacatcattatatttatatcccaactcatatattattttataaatatttaaaagtaattatGTTTACCAccaatatattacattaatatgtctaaaataaataattacaatcaTGCTCCCAATGAGATTTGAACACTTTATGTCATCAtgcttgtaattatttatttttgacatattaatgtaatatactggtggtaaaaataattgattttaaatatttatcaaaGAATATATGAGttgaaatataaatatcatgatGCGGTAGTGATGATCCCAATGCCACATAAACTAAGTTAATAGTAATATTAACTATTATCTTTAATTGCACCGCTTTTTAAAGTACATgaactaaattaaacaaaataaaaatataaagattaaattaaagaaaacacTATACTACAAGGATCTTATAGCTCCTATAAGCACCTCATAGTTACTTTGACACATTTGTCTGtttcaattttggaaagagaATATGGGTAAGTGGACGGGATGCTATCAATGGTAAATTAATGAGAAAAAGATGGTTGAGGGGTACGTTGAAAGTCCCTCTTCAATTTGAATGGTCGCCAAACTTAAAAAGACGACTTGGACTAGTTCAATGTTGTACCGCGTCTTCAACCCCAGGGTCAAGATGATGGATTttccataattttttataagcacaaatttgtgtgagaccatttCACGAATCTTTATTTGTGATACAAGTCCGATCAAGATGAAATGCAATACTTATACTAATAAATGCAATACTAaatcattaataaattattacattttaacttGATGAAAAGTTTATCTAGTTTCAAAGTATAacactaataataatttggtCTTGATAGTACCAAATTATATTGTAGGGATTGTGCGTGATGTATTAAGACATTAATATGGTGCTTTGAGTGTATTATCAATATATCCTACAAGTTCAAGCCCAATAAGTGTGGTTTGAACTTGTCTTCTCCATACAAAAAAGTGGGAGGTAGTAGTCTTTATCGCGTTGGAGTATTCAACTGAATTAGagtattcaaagaaaaaaaaaagaaaaagaaaaagcaagtTTAACAATCTTTGCATAATCGTATAGCAATAACATAACAATATTTTGTGAAAGTTTTTATATTTGGGAACAAATTATGGTGTGGATCATGGacaataacaaaaagtacatttttatataaagtatattattcgtgtattgaatgtacattatatataaaaaatatatattcagtactcgaataatgtactttccctGAATTCaatgtacaattttaatatattaaaagtatattatttaagtattgaatgtacattatttaatagtatggtccacacaataataattgttatttaatttagggaaaagggtcaaataggctctCGAACTATAGCtcattgtgcaattagaccctcaaactttaaaaaagttcaattaagccctcaaacttgttattttggagcaaatagacccttgaacttatttatgacctgtaatagcaggtcataAACATTTCCGGCGAACTCCGGCAAAGTTCCAGAGAAATTCCGgccaaaaaacaaaaccaacaacCGCCGGCGACCGTGAACCGTTTCACGGTCGCCGGCGGCGTGGCCGGTCGGGATGGCGACCAAATTGGTCGCCATCCCGTGGAGACGGCAACCAAATTGGTCGCCATCCCGTGGAGACGGCAACCAGCTTGGCGCCGGAGTTCGCCGGAAATGTTtatgacctgctattacaggtcataaataagttcaagggtctatttgctccaaaataacaagtttgagggcttaattgaacttttttaaagtttgagggtctaattgcacaatgagctatagttcgagggcctatttgacccttttccctttaatTTATGGTGAAGTTTTGGGctgtaaaaaagaaaatattttttgggccagttttcataaattatatatataaatgtatttacTTTTGGGCCATTGTTGTTGGTTTTGGGCTTATTAAATCAAAGGGGATTGGTGGTCAATTGTTATACGGCTAGACTACGATCCATTCACCTGAATAAAATTATAGTCCAAAAATTTCATCCTTTTTTTCTTAAGTAAAAAGAAACAGAATTGTCGGTCGTTAGTAATCCCGTATTTAGGAtgtgtttaaaataaaataaaaatatattgtattctaaaataaaattgaataacatgtctcacatttGACTTATTTTTAAACTATATGATCAGTAAAGGTATCGTTAGAGATTTTATGGTaaaatttgtttcaatttttgcaGAATTGAATAAAGAGTTAAAAGGAATTACATATTGTAAGTTGTTTGTATAACTGTTATGTTAGTAtagtatatacaaatatatataattaccttaCAACAAACAAAATATGGACATATAAAGCAggaaaaaatatgtaattagtggaaaaaaaatgtaatgaaaCAAGCTAAGGTTCGTAGATCCTGTTGGATGTGTTGCGTTGTTGTTGTTACTCCAAATTTTGACATGCCTATGAGattcatatataattaagttGGACCAAAAGTATTTAGGGTTTTCTTTCATCCAACCAGTCAGAGTCGTGAATCGACTAGAACGAAGATCGAAAGTGGCAGAATGAAGGTTGAAATGcataatttcaattccaatgagACCGCTTACATCGTACAGGGTTAAGTTTTTGCaattaatttcataatatatCTTTTAATGTAATAAGTTAATTGCACAAGCAGTAAGACAACTGAAATTAAAAAAGGACCTTCCTATTATTACACTAACATCttattatctactatactaataagaaccaaagagagttaggcctaaaatgagtagaaaaaatggcggtcaaattatttaatcaaatggatggttcagatgaattatttaatcaaatagatggttaagataattcagattaatattattaatagagattacctaatttaatcttacttttatgattatccgttaagttttccgttaaatattctcttctccgttaacttttaacttacccattaatttctataagaaaggtcttaggttcgaacctcatctcaatcaaattttacataattaagtttctcactctattttactcttattaaattaaataaattagtagctataacaaaaaatgatacatatgtatttctttaatttagaattatgtgtctacaatacctttatttgaaaaaattattcattaccaaaaaattaaattgaataagaaaattaatttcattagttatattgtctttatttcctctcatgcaaagattctttacattcaaatttatcaattgatattcattacattgtccattattttatttttacaatatcttgtaattaaatatcaaagttatagtacaaaataatgttatatatttagttaccaagtattttgttaatactatgaaaataaaaattttaaaataatttgaagctaattatattaactacttggggattggttgacaaagagagtactcaaataataacccaacaaattgaagcggaatcactctattttactcttattgaattaaataaattagtagttacaccaaaaaatgatacatatgtatttctttactaccatgaaaaaaataaaaaagaatagtttgaaactaatcatattaactacattgggggatttgttgacaatgaaagtactcaaataacccattacccagcaaattgaaacgagaaactaccttttaatatctttggaatacataatattttaaattttcaaatctttattaatttatttaatcttttttcttaaactagggatttctttatcggcaataactcattcaacaataatggttgaaccaaatgaaccccaagcagaacacctaaaggaaagtccatagctcctatatcataatctcattgcatgacgttgtcatctatgctaccaacaataaccgaattgacacactaccaacaaaaaggaagagaacaaatagtaaagatgaagacaatgacaatgttactcaaaagagaattaagaacacttagaaaaattcaaattaaaagtagtatttatttagactatcatttttagaccaaatatttagactatcgattttacaaagttgcaaacatttattttagtaataattaaaatgaattttttatcatatactttgagttagatatttaaataaaaaaattcaacattcaattatcatgtataaacttctcctatataatcttgcattgatatactttcaaatatttatttaaatataaacattgggcataaCCCAttcgcaatgcgcgtataaaactagtattattATAAACTCCAACTCTAGCTAAGCCACAACATGTTTTcaagggcaatttatatcatgtacTATATCATGTCTATATAGCATTGTACGTAGACCCTGAATAAAAACACCGAGGTACAAAATTATTCATACTTGTAATATAcgaaatttcataacacaagacaaaaaatcacaacacaaaacacaaacacatgttatatatttacttatttttcaaaatttgattcaggtacaaaatttgtgttcataggcatatgatttcacaacacaagacacaaaaattcataacattaaTACATACACAACTACTAATATGTGTCAGGTACAGAATTTATACTCTtaaagtacagaatttcataacataagacacaaaaactcacaacataaaacacatacacatgcaccGACGACGAGATACAGAATCCATACtcataaggtacaaaattttataacacaagacacatacacatgttatatatttacttatttttcaaatctaatttagGTACAGAATTTGTGTTACGATCATAAGCATAGattttcacaacacaagacacataaattcataacataagacacaactACTAGTTTGTTCTAGGTACAAattaatactccctctgtcccattttacctgtcctatttactattcattggtcaaaccaactcttcttt
Coding sequences within it:
- the LOC116018765 gene encoding uncharacterized protein LOC116018765, with the protein product MDREQEEMQFLGLFDIYIESYKVIYRCRKIFSQITLSLVLPLAIIFLAQKEVSQLIFSNLTHTESQLENSQPGSPRYQRLSDHLTSDFAALLLFKFVYLTCLIVFSLLSTSAVVYTVACVYTARDLSFRKVMSVVPKVWKRLMLTFLSTFLVFFVYNIVATASLVIWFFLALSFRFLADIPLWVGVAVYTVGLLYMSIIWQLANTVSVLEDSYGFKAMSKSKHLLKGKMVLGVVFFLKLHLALFLVNVIFKKFVVDGPHFHLGMLGRVGFGLLCLLVLFKLVVFGLVTQTVIYFVCKSYHHENIDKSALSNHLEVYLGEYVPLKSKDVQLEQYQV